The Vibrio gazogenes DNA segment TTTGTTGTTGTTTGATGTAATCCCATAGATTAACAAAGGTCAGAAAATCAGAGTCTTCATGATAAAAACGGCGGTGTTTATCATCGGCTGACTGTTGTTTGTCCGAAGGCCGCTCTCGCGGATCCTGAATCGACAACGCCGCCGAGATAATCATTACTTCTTTCAGACATCCCCATTTCGGGGCTTCAAGCACCATACGAGCCAGCCGTGGATCAATGGGAAGACGCGATAACTTTTGTCCAATTGCAGTTAACCGTTTTTTGCGCTCCTGAGATTGCGTCTGAATGGCACCTAATTCTTCCAACAGCCGGACACCATCTTGAATATTGCGCTTATCCGGGGCTTCCACAAAGGGGAATGCCTCGATGTCACCAAGCCCCAAGGCTGTCATCTGCAAAATAACCGATGCCAGATTGGTTCTGAGTATTTCGGGATCGGTAAACTCAGGACGAGATTGAAAATCATCTTCGGAATAAAGCCGGATACAAATCCCGGCTTCAACCCGGCCACAACGCCCTTTACGCTGATTGGCGCTGGCTTGAGAAATCGGCTCAATCGGTAAGCGCTGCACTTTGGTGCGGTAGCTATAACGACTGATGCGAGCGGTGCCCGGATCAATCACGTATTTAATTCCCGGCACTGTCAGAGACGTTTCAGCAACGTTGGTCGCCAGAACAATTCTCCGGCCACTGTGGGATTGAAAAATCCGGTTCTGCTCTCCCGCTGAGAGACGCGCATACAAAGGCACAATTTCAGTATGTTTGAGGTTGCGCTTGCTCAAGGCATCGGCGGTATCCCTGATCTCACGTTCTCCGTTCATAAAGATCAGGATATCTCCCGGCCCCTCATCACTCAGCTCATCCACAGCGTCAAAAATCCCGTCGAGCTGATCACGCTCACTTTCATCTTCACCGGCTAAGGGACGATAACGGGTGTCCACCGGATACGTTCTGCCGGACACTTCAATGATCGGCGCACCGTCAAAGTGCTGGGAAAACCGTTCAGGATCGATTGTTGCCGACGTGATAATCACTTTCAGGTCCGGACGCTTCGGCAGCAGCTGTTTTAAATAGCCGAGAATAAAATCAATATTCAGACTACGCTCATGGGCTTCATCGATAATGATCGTATCGTACTGATTCAGGAATCGATCATGCTGAATTTCAGCCAGCAGTATCCCGTCCGTCATCAATTTAATTTGAGTCTGATCGGATATCTGATCATTAAAACGTACTTTATACCCCACGAAATCGCCGAGTGAAGTTTTGGTTTCTTCAGCAATCCGGGCGGCGACAGAGCGTGCGGCTAACCGACGAGGCTGTGTATGACCAATAACCCCATATGTGCCACGCCCCAGCTCAGCACAGATCTTCGGCAACTGTGTGGTTTTCCCTGAGCCAGTTTCACCCGCCACAATCACGACTTGATGTTTTTCAATCGCTTGTGCAATGTCATCTCGTTTCTGACTGACCGGCAGAATCTCCGGGTAATCTAATACCGCAGAGGTTTGCTGTCTCAGTTCAGCGGCCATCATCGATTTGGCAATGTCCTGAGCAATTTCATCAAAGACGGCCTGTTTAGCGTTGGGATTGTTAATTTTACTGGCCCCCTGAATCCGTTTACTCAGGCGGAACCGATCTTTGATCATACATTCGTTCAATGCATGACGCAGTGTGCCCGGAGTATTTGGCTGTGCCTGAGGGGGTTGGGTATGTGGCTGTGACGACGTCAAAGCGAATCCTATTGTATACTTGATTGAAACTGGCCGGATTGTATCACTGTCAGGCCATGACACCAAAACTCCTTGATTTTCATCATCAGACTAATGAGTCAGTTCTCACTGCTACTGGTGCAGGTACAACATTTTTGATGTATATTTCGTTTGATGCCAGACATGCAGGTGAGACTATAAATAACGTGAAAGCTTCTGAATTGATTCATATCCTTAATGCCCTGCCCAATGATCCGGAAATTGTGACCGGAGAAACGTGGCTGCCGGAGCGTTTGCTGCACGCCAAATATCTCGATAATTTATTATTTTGTCAGTTTGATAATGCACCGGAAGAAAATGCAGGGGAAGAAGAAGGCAGAGGGTTTGTCGATCATGAACTGTCATTGCTGAAAAGCCATATCATGCAGATTTTTACGGAAAAAGCGCCTTTAGAACATAAGCGGGATGCAATTCTGGCCTTAATTCTTTATGCGCATGAACACTCGTCATCTGATGTCGTCGAAATGCTTGAACAGATCAGCCTGCAAGAAAGCAGTTTGCAAGCAGGCTATGATCAAGAAAGTCATGGGCAAGAAAGCGATTTTCCAGAAAACGATCAAGAAACTTAACCCATCGATTTCTTAACCTATCAATTACTTAACCTATCAATAAGTAAAACGCGCGATCAGCGCTCCAGTTTTCCTGTCGCCACTAACTGCGCAAAGCAATCATTCATCGTCACCGACAATGGTCGGTATTTCATTCCCAGTTCCCCGATACTCTTGGTATTGTTGCCCTTCCAGGCATAGCCGACATTCTGCATAATCGTTTTCCGGGTTATCCCCGGGTTGAGCATCGGCCCAAACAACCAGACAAGAAACTTCGGCAATACCCGTTTAGGCAGTGGATAATGCTTACCGTACTTAGGCAACAGTTGATGCGCCATTTCAAATAATGTCGTGTTACACCCCGAGATAATATATCGTCCACGGGCATGCGTGGTATACGCAGCTGATAAATGGGCTTCAGCAACATCCCGAATATCAACAACCCCAATCCCCCAGTTTGGCACACCGACTTTCATGGAACCATCTCCCATCTGACGGATGATGCGCAAACTTTCAGAGGTTACATCAGGGTTGACAGCGGGTCCCATCACCAGAGAAGGATTGATGACAACCAGCGTCCATTGTTGTTGCGCCTCGGCGATACGCCATGCTGCTTTTTCAGCTTCGGTTTTAGAATAAGCGTATGGGTGATGCTCCGGAGAACTGGAATGATTCCAGCTTTCTTCGGTAACCATACCGTGCTCTAAGTTTAACAAATCAGCATTATCACCATAAATTGCAGCACAACTGCTGGTCAGAACCACACGCTGTACTGACGGTGTTAACGTCGCCTGATTGAGCACATTGTGTGTGCCTTGTACGGCTGGCGTAATCAATTCACTTTGCGGATCGCGGACCTGAATCCGAAACGGAGACGCGGTGTGGAAGACCACGCGACAGCCTTGCATCGCTTCAGCATATGAGCCTTCGTCAAGTAAATTGGCCTGAAAATAGCGGATGCTTCCCGGTGCTGTTCGCGCAATTTGGTTGAGAGATTCGAGTTTGTCCTGCTCCCTCAAATCACGGACGGTTGCATGAACAGTGACGCCGGATTCAAGTAGACGTTTTATCAGCCACCCAGCAACATATCCTGTCGCGCCAGTGACCAGCACCGGCCATTTGCGGTTAATGCGATACATAATTCAATCGAACCCATTTAAATCTAAACAGGATGTAGACATTGCAATGCCACGCCAGAACACACGAAATGCCTCCCGAAATATCTTTTCTCTTTCCTGCTGGGAATATTGCTTCCGGTTCGTATATGCCACCAACGCATGCAGGTAACTTTGCATATTGATACATATCAGTTCGGGACACGTCGGGTGGAGTATGCCGCTCTGCTGAGCGTCTTCCAGTTTATCGAACATCGGTCCCCATAACCCTTCTACATACTGACGTGCGGTATCCCCTAATAACTGCGAGGTATTCAGGACATTCATTGCCCGATATTCGGTCAAATGATCGTAAGACCAGTTCGCAAAAGCAATCCATAGTGTAAAACAGACGTCGAAGACCGAAGCAGAGAAATCCACATGACTCAAAATGACATCAGCCATATTTTGCTTAACAAAGATATAAACTTCATCGATCAGTATCTGTTTGGTCTCAAAATGGTTAAACAGCGTGCCATTAGACACGCCGGCTTCTTTTGCAATGGCTGCGGTCGAAACCCCCACCCCATCCTGAGCGAATAAGCGAATTGATGCTGCTATAATCTGCTGTTTCTTTGTGTTCATCAAAAACAATACATTTAGAGTGACTAGTCACTCTAAAATAATCCAAGCCAAACCCCGTCGTCAACCATTATTTAACTGAGAATCATTTTCATTTTCCCTATTGATGATGAATGTTTAAACGACATGGGTCTCAAAACGCATACGGTGGACGTTGAAAATGAACCAGATCACACTCTGATGGTCAAAATATCAAAAGAACATCAATGTGGTCTTGCAAGAAATGGGGATTTTTAAGCAGGTTCCATCAATTCGTAGGATGACATGGCATGATCTTTCCCAAATGCAATTGGGTATAAAGCAATCAATATCGACTGGAGCACGTTTATTTTCTGTTGATCCTATGATATTTCTTACGGCTGATAATCAAGCGCTTCTGTGAGGAAAATATGTTTAATACCATTACATCGCTTTTTAAAGAACTACTTGAAGGTCAAGACCTCGGTCACCATGAAGACAGTCCGCAACTGGCTATCGCTTGTCTGCTGACTGAAGTGTCCGGCGCTGACCACGACATATCCGGACCAGAAAAAGATGCGCAAACTCAGCTTCTCATCAAACTGTGTCAATTGACTCAACCCGAAGCTGACAACTTATTAAAGCAGGCTACACAACAAGTCAGAGATTCCGCTTCGCTCTATGATTTTACATCTCAACTGCGAGCATTATCTCAAGAAAGACGTTTCGAACTGATCCGAGCCATGTGGGAAGTCGCGAATGCCGATGAATACATCGACCCGTTTGAAGATGCAGTGATTCGGAAGACCGCAGAGCTTTTATATGTTGATCACAGTGAGTTTATCCGGGCCAAATTGATCGTGACTGAGCCTAAGTCTTAACCGCCAAGACAGCTTCGCGCTAGAGATTCTCGCCACAGAATGGCTATGACTCAAATCTCTGCCTTGCCTCTGAGACCAGTGATTCTCGCTGAAACTGCATCTTGAGGGCATTTGGGTATATCAGCCGCGATTTTTCGTCATGATGAATATAACACACTGACATCCATTCATTTTCTGATAGAAGTCGAGCCGCCCAGCTCGACTTCTTCTGTTCAATTTCTACACATCCGCTATAATGTACGCCTTTTGATAACCGGATGTTAAAAAATAGTCTCAAGCCATCCGGAATCCTATGTAAGATAAAAATGTAAGACAACCATTGAGACTGGTTGTCCGCATCACTGCATGACAGCATGACAGCAGTGGCTATTGATAACATACGATTAGGTAGCAAAATAAAGCAATGACCGTCCATACTTATACGCCAAATCAGACCACGACCCTAGATACAGCACAAAAAACACTGACCCAGCAAGAATCAATGCACAATGCAGTGACAGGCAACAGAATCGGATTTGTCTCTCTGGGGTGTCCGAAAAACCTTGTCGATTCGGAGCGAATTCTGACGCAATTACGCACTGAAGGATACGATATCGTCAGTCAGTATCAGCATGCGGATTTAGTTATCGTCAACACATGCGGTTTTATTGACAGTGCCGTTCAGGAGTCTCTGGATGTGATCGGAGAAGCGCTGCATGAAAATGGCCAAGTCATTGTGACCGGATGCCTCGGAGCACGCGAAGATGAGATCCGAGAAGTTCACCCGAATGTCTTAGGTATTACCGGGCCTCACGCTTACGAAAATGTACTTGAGCATGTTCATCAGTTCGTGCCTCGTCCGGCACATAATCCATATACCAGTCTCGTCCCGGATCATGGTGTCAAACTGACACCGAAACACTACGCTTACCTGAAAATATCGGAAGGCTGTAACCATCGCTGCACCTTCTGCATCATTCCTTCCATGCGCGGTAAATTAGTCAGCCGTCCGGTTGGAGATATCATCGGAGAAGCAGAACGACTGAAAAACGCCGGCGTCAAAGAGCTGCTCGTGATCAGTCAGGACACCAGTGCCTATGGCGTAGATACTAAACACAGTCTTGGTTTCTCAAACGGTACCCCAGTGAGACAAAACCTCAAAGCACTCAGTGAACACCTGAGTCAATTGGGCATTTGGGTTCGACTCCATTATGTTTATCCTTACCCGCATGTTGATGACATCATTCCGTTGATGGCTGAAGGAAAAATTCTGCCCTATCTCGATATTCCGTTTCAACATGCCAGCCCGCGCGTATTGAAGATGATGAAACGGCCGGGTCAGGCAGAACGAACGCTGGAACGCATCCAGCAATGGCGTAACATCTGTCCGCAATTGGTCATTCGTTCTACCTTTATCGTCGGGTTCCCCGGAGAAACAGAAGAAGACTTTCAAATCTTACTGGATTGGCTTCAGGAAGCGCAGCTCGATCGGGTCGGATGTTTTAAATACTCTCCGGTTGAAGGCGCAACAGCCAATGAGCTGGCCGAACAGGTACCGGAATCGGTCAAACAGGATCGCTATGAGCGTTTTATGGCGTTACAACAAGCAATCAGCACCCAAAAACTCCAACAGCGTATCGGCAGCCAGATGCAAGTGCTGATCGATGAAGTGGATCAAGAAGGTGCAATTGGTCGTACTTACGCTGACGCTCCGGAAATCGACGGTGTGGTTTATCTCAATGGCGAAACGGGTGTAAAAGCCGGTGATTTGGTCAATGTCACCATTGAACATGCTGACGAATATGATCTGTGGGGCAGCCTGACAGCGAACTAAGACGCTTTCATCAGATTTAGATATTGCACCAGATTTAGATCTTTCATCGGGTTTAGATACTGCGGGCGGTATCTAAACCTTTTCTCCCTCCGTCAGCATGATGATTGCTTCTATCATCATGATTGTTTTTACAAAAGCAGCAACAAAAGCTATGCTGCTTTTTCTTTTCCGCTCTCTTTTTCTAACAAAGGATTCCTTAAGATGTGGATTCTTGTAACACTCTTTGCTGCGGCCTGCCAATCGATCCGGACTGCTTATCAAAAAACACTGTCTCAAGAGCAAGGCTTTTTACATGCCACCATGGCACGTTCATTGTACGGCTTGCCCATTGTGAGTGTTTATTTAGTGATTTGCTGGCATTTCATCGGGCAAGTCACCTTACCGTCCGTTGGGCTATTTTTGGGTTATGCATCCGTTTGTGCCATTGCACAAGTGCTTGCTACCTATCTGATGCTCCGGGTATTTCAATCCGGCAGTTTTGCGTTAGGTACACTTCTGGCAAAAACAGAAGCGGTACTTGCTGCCCTGATCGGTATTCCACTATTACACAACTCGCTGAACCTGATTGCCTGGAGCGGTATTGCACTGGGTGTCACTGGGACATTAGTGATGAGTATGCGACTGAGCAATTTACGTTATATGCATAAAGATATGTCGCTGCTGGCTGGGCTGGGAAGTGGATTCTGTTTTGCCATCACATCAGTGACAGCGTCACTTGCAAGCCACTCATTGCAGGGCTCGATTATTACCAGCGCGGGTGTCACCATCTGGTACGTCCTTGCCCTACAATCGGTACTCTTATGTGGTCTGCAAATCTATCGCAGCCGTGATTTCTTAGCGCCAGTGAAACAGTCTTTTCTGCTCAGTACCAAAGTGGGTATTCTCAGTTCACTGGGCTCGATCGGATGGTTCACCGGCTTTGCCCTGATAAATCCGGCACTGGTCAAAACACTGGGACAAATCGAGATTCTCGGCACACTATACTTTTCCAAACGTCGCTTCCATGAACGGATGAGCTTACAACAATGGATCGGTGGCAGCATGATTGTCGGCAGTGTCGTATTGGTTGCCATTGCAACGCTGTAAGATGTTGCAACACTGTAAGACAGCAATAAAATAAATAGCAACGCGGTAAGCCGGAACGTTTCTTTCGCGCTGTAAATACACCGAGCTATAACATGGTCAACGCCAGCTTAGCGAGATTATAGGCGTCAACATATCCGGAGTGCTGACGCCCTTCCCACGGAATCCCTGCCGACTCTTGAGCCGTCCGGTGTCCGATGCGGCGTTCTTTCACCCGGTGTTGAATCCGGTACAAGGTTGCCAGATTGATAAACTCATGAATCGGCGATTCGATACCTTTCTGTTCACACTCCCGTTGCAAAATCAGATCATCCCTGCCCCATGCCATATAGACTTTCTTGGTTGAACCAAAGTTTTTGATCATCGACTGAATCACCTGTGCCAGAGGTCGCCCTTGTTTCTCCAGTTTACGCGGGGTAATTCCGGTCAGTTCTGCACAGAATAAAGACACCTCATCCTGTTCCGGCTGAACATAATACTGGGCTCTTTTGACGATCTTACCTTCATCCAGCGCAATTTCAGCCAAACCGATTTCAATAATTTCTCCGGTTGTGCCGACACCGTTTTCATTCCAACAACACATTTCCAGATCGAAGCAGACTACCCGATTGCAGTTCATAACCTATATACCCAGTATTTCGCTCAAACCCGTGATCA contains these protein-coding regions:
- a CDS encoding TerB family tellurite resistance protein is translated as MFNTITSLFKELLEGQDLGHHEDSPQLAIACLLTEVSGADHDISGPEKDAQTQLLIKLCQLTQPEADNLLKQATQQVRDSASLYDFTSQLRALSQERRFELIRAMWEVANADEYIDPFEDAVIRKTAELLYVDHSEFIRAKLIVTEPKS
- a CDS encoding NAD-dependent epimerase/dehydratase family protein, encoding MYRINRKWPVLVTGATGYVAGWLIKRLLESGVTVHATVRDLREQDKLESLNQIARTAPGSIRYFQANLLDEGSYAEAMQGCRVVFHTASPFRIQVRDPQSELITPAVQGTHNVLNQATLTPSVQRVVLTSSCAAIYGDNADLLNLEHGMVTEESWNHSSSPEHHPYAYSKTEAEKAAWRIAEAQQQWTLVVINPSLVMGPAVNPDVTSESLRIIRQMGDGSMKVGVPNWGIGVVDIRDVAEAHLSAAYTTHARGRYIISGCNTTLFEMAHQLLPKYGKHYPLPKRVLPKFLVWLFGPMLNPGITRKTIMQNVGYAWKGNNTKSIGELGMKYRPLSVTMNDCFAQLVATGKLER
- a CDS encoding TetR/AcrR family transcriptional regulator translates to MNTKKQQIIAASIRLFAQDGVGVSTAAIAKEAGVSNGTLFNHFETKQILIDEVYIFVKQNMADVILSHVDFSASVFDVCFTLWIAFANWSYDHLTEYRAMNVLNTSQLLGDTARQYVEGLWGPMFDKLEDAQQSGILHPTCPELICINMQSYLHALVAYTNRKQYSQQEREKIFREAFRVFWRGIAMSTSCLDLNGFD
- a CDS encoding 3'-5' exonuclease, with the protein product MNCNRVVCFDLEMCCWNENGVGTTGEIIEIGLAEIALDEGKIVKRAQYYVQPEQDEVSLFCAELTGITPRKLEKQGRPLAQVIQSMIKNFGSTKKVYMAWGRDDLILQRECEQKGIESPIHEFINLATLYRIQHRVKERRIGHRTAQESAGIPWEGRQHSGYVDAYNLAKLALTML
- a CDS encoding DMT family transporter, encoding MWILVTLFAAACQSIRTAYQKTLSQEQGFLHATMARSLYGLPIVSVYLVICWHFIGQVTLPSVGLFLGYASVCAIAQVLATYLMLRVFQSGSFALGTLLAKTEAVLAALIGIPLLHNSLNLIAWSGIALGVTGTLVMSMRLSNLRYMHKDMSLLAGLGSGFCFAITSVTASLASHSLQGSIITSAGVTIWYVLALQSVLLCGLQIYRSRDFLAPVKQSFLLSTKVGILSSLGSIGWFTGFALINPALVKTLGQIEILGTLYFSKRRFHERMSLQQWIGGSMIVGSVVLVAIATL
- the rimO gene encoding 30S ribosomal protein S12 methylthiotransferase RimO is translated as MTVHTYTPNQTTTLDTAQKTLTQQESMHNAVTGNRIGFVSLGCPKNLVDSERILTQLRTEGYDIVSQYQHADLVIVNTCGFIDSAVQESLDVIGEALHENGQVIVTGCLGAREDEIREVHPNVLGITGPHAYENVLEHVHQFVPRPAHNPYTSLVPDHGVKLTPKHYAYLKISEGCNHRCTFCIIPSMRGKLVSRPVGDIIGEAERLKNAGVKELLVISQDTSAYGVDTKHSLGFSNGTPVRQNLKALSEHLSQLGIWVRLHYVYPYPHVDDIIPLMAEGKILPYLDIPFQHASPRVLKMMKRPGQAERTLERIQQWRNICPQLVIRSTFIVGFPGETEEDFQILLDWLQEAQLDRVGCFKYSPVEGATANELAEQVPESVKQDRYERFMALQQAISTQKLQQRIGSQMQVLIDEVDQEGAIGRTYADAPEIDGVVYLNGETGVKAGDLVNVTIEHADEYDLWGSLTAN